The DNA window CCAGCAGCGCGTCGTCCACGGTGTCGAGCACGCCGGTGCCCGGCACGACCGGCACGTTGCTCAGCGCGGCGATCTCGCGGCCACCGGCCTTGCTGCCCAGGGCGCGCATGCTCTCGGGCGTCGGGCCGATGAACGTGATGCCGTGCTCGCGGCACATCTCCGCGAAATCCGGGTTCTCCGCCATGAAGCCGTACCCGGGGTGAATGCCCTCCGCGCCGGTCATCAGCGCGGCCGAGAGGATGTTCGGGATGTTCAGGTACGACTGGTTGCTCGCGGGTGGCCCCACGCACACCGACTCGTCGGCCAGCAGCACCGGCAGGCTCTTCTCGTCGGCGGTGGAGTACACCACGACCGTCTTCACGCCCATCTCCCGCGCGGTCCGGATGACGCGCAGGGCAATCTCGCCACGGTTGGCGATCAGGATCTTCTTGAACATGAACTTTCGCTCCTTGCAGATGGCAGAAGGCTCAGGGCCGGATGGCGAGAGCGCAGGCGCGGGGTGGCCTTCTGCCTTCTTCCACCGGCCTTCTGTCTCTTATTCGATGATGAACAGCGTCTGGCCGTACTCGACGGGTTCGGCGTTCTTCACGAGGATCTCGCGCACCGTGCCGCCCTGTTCGGCTTCGATCTCGTTCATCAGTTTCATCGCCTCGATGATGCACAGCACCTGCCCGGCCTGCACGGTGTCCCCGACCTTCACGTAGGGGGGCGCGTCGGGGCTGCTGGAGGCGTAGAAGGTCCCGACGATGGGGGCCTTGACGGGCGTGCCCTTGCTGGCGGGTTTCTCGGCGGGGGCCTCTGCCGGGGCGGGGGTGGGCGCGGCCTGCGGGGCGGGGGCGCTGGCCGCTGCCTGGGGGGTGGGCGCGCTGGGTGCGGGCATGGGCGCGAAGGTGGGGGCGCTGGCGGGCGCCGGGGCCGCGAGCGGCGCGGGGCCGGGCGTGGGCTGGGGTGCGGGGGCCGCGAAGGCCTGCGGGCCGCGCTTGAGGCTCAGGTCGAAGCTGCCGGTGCGCAGGTGGAATTCGCGCACGTCGGCGTACGTGAGTGCATCGAGA is part of the Deinococcus depolymerans genome and encodes:
- the accB gene encoding acetyl-CoA carboxylase biotin carboxyl carrier protein produces the protein MNPNDLKQILDALTYADVREFHLRTGSFDLSLKRGPQAFAAPAPQPTPGPAPLAAPAPASAPTFAPMPAPSAPTPQAAASAPAPQAAPTPAPAEAPAEKPASKGTPVKAPIVGTFYASSSPDAPPYVKVGDTVQAGQVLCIIEAMKLMNEIEAEQGGTVREILVKNAEPVEYGQTLFIIE